In Enoplosus armatus isolate fEnoArm2 chromosome 2, fEnoArm2.hap1, whole genome shotgun sequence, one DNA window encodes the following:
- the gemin6 gene encoding gem-associated protein 6, with protein sequence MQCGWPLLGPLQWIRYVNKQVKVKAGKDEEHRGWLLTVDPVSASLVLVNFREEEGGSSVQVVMGHAVEEVEVLQDADEETTERLQTSFLPPRTCKLELEELRRRRGSIQRWLEKNRVPVEEEGDKLRVAGVLTITAPYGPEDCCSSNQIILDRIQKLIRTVPEHLKMNQN encoded by the exons ATGCAGTGCGGCTGGCCTCTGTTAGGTCCGCTGCAGTGGATCCGTTACGTCAACAAACAGGTGAAAGTGAAGGCGGGAAAAGATGAAGAGCACCGCGGCTGGCTGCTCACCGTGGACCCGGTGTCTGCCAG TCTGGTCCTGGTGAActtcagggaggaggaggggggatcGTCTGTGCAGGTGGTGATGGGTCAtgctgtggaggaggtggaggtccTACAGGACGCTGATGAGGAGACCACAGAGCGTCTCCAgacctccttcctccccccgAGGACCTGCAAGCTGGaactggaggagctgaggaggagaagagggagcaTCCAGAGGTGGCTGGAGAAGAACCGTGTCCCTGTCGAAGAGGAGGGGGACAAGCTGAGGGTGGCGGGGGTCCTGACCATCACAGCCCCGTACGGACCTGAagactgctgcagctccaaccAGATCATCCTGGACCGCATCCAGAAACTGATCCGGACTGTCCCTGAGCACCTGAAAATGAACCAGAACTGA